The proteins below are encoded in one region of Citrobacter enshiensis:
- a CDS encoding methionine ABC transporter ATP-binding protein produces the protein MIALKNISKVFTPGKHTITAVDNVNLTVEQGQIYGIIGYSGAGKSTLIRLLNGLEKPSAGSVTINGQVISQAKGESLRQARLKISMVFQHFNLLWSRTVSENIAFSMQIAGAPKAKIKTRVAELIELVGLTGRENAYPSQLSGGQKQRVGIARALANRPDVLLCDEATSALDPQTTDQILDLLLDINRRFQLTIVLITHEMHVVRKICDRVAVMESGRVVEEGDVLTVFTHPQQPITRQFVRQVSQYAEDDAFNPLLASELGGTVMKLTFTGHSTHQPVVGELTLRYGLPFNILHGKMTQTAHGVFGELWLHVAATEEQLHNILADLGRSGIEGEVVQHG, from the coding sequence ATGATCGCTCTGAAAAATATTTCGAAAGTGTTTACACCCGGCAAACATACGATCACCGCCGTGGATAACGTCAATTTGACGGTTGAACAGGGGCAAATTTACGGAATCATCGGCTACAGCGGAGCCGGAAAAAGCACGTTGATTCGGTTACTCAATGGGCTTGAAAAACCGTCTGCTGGCAGCGTCACCATCAATGGGCAGGTTATTTCTCAGGCTAAAGGGGAATCCTTGCGCCAGGCGCGGCTAAAAATCAGCATGGTGTTTCAGCACTTTAATCTGCTGTGGTCGCGCACCGTCAGCGAAAACATTGCCTTCTCTATGCAAATTGCTGGCGCGCCAAAGGCGAAGATCAAGACCCGGGTGGCGGAATTGATTGAGCTTGTCGGCTTAACCGGGCGCGAAAATGCGTACCCGTCTCAATTGAGTGGTGGGCAAAAACAGCGCGTGGGCATTGCGCGGGCTCTGGCAAATCGTCCGGATGTGTTGTTGTGCGATGAAGCCACTTCGGCGCTGGACCCACAAACCACCGATCAAATTCTCGATCTGCTACTCGATATCAACCGTCGCTTCCAACTGACGATTGTGCTGATTACCCATGAAATGCACGTGGTGCGCAAAATTTGCGATCGCGTGGCGGTGATGGAGAGTGGCCGGGTGGTGGAAGAAGGGGACGTGTTGACCGTTTTTACCCATCCGCAGCAGCCGATCACCCGACAGTTTGTCCGCCAGGTCAGCCAGTATGCCGAGGACGATGCGTTTAACCCTTTACTGGCGAGTGAATTGGGCGGCACGGTGATGAAGCTGACCTTTACCGGCCACAGCACGCATCAACCGGTTGTCGGGGAGCTGACCCTGCGCTACGGCCTGCCGTTCAATATTTTGCACGGCAAGATGACGCAAACCGCGCACGGCGTGTTTGGGGAACTTTGGTTGCATGTCGCGGCAACCGAAGAGCAACTGCACAATATTCTGGCGGATCTGGGTCGCAGTGGCATTGAAGGCGAGGTGGTGCAACATGGTTGA
- the pykF gene encoding pyruvate kinase PykF: MKKTKIVCTIGPKTESEEMLSKMLDAGMNVMRLNFSHGDYAEHGQRIQNLRNVMSKTGKKAAILLDTKGPEIRTIKLEGGNDVSLKAGQTFTFTTDKTVVGNNEIVAVTYEGFTTDLSVGNTVLVDDGLIGMEVTAIEGNNVICKVLNNGDLGENKGVNLPGVSIALPALAEKDKQDLIFGCEQGVDFVAASFIRKRSDVVEIREHLKAHGGEKIQIISKIENQEGLNNFDEILEASDGIMVARGDLGVEIPVEEVIFAQKMMIEKCVRARKVVITATQMLDSMIKNPRPTRAEAGDVANAILDGTDAVMLSGESAKGKYPLEAVSIMATICERTDRVMTSRLDYNNDSRKLRITEAVCRGAVETAEKLEAPLIVVATRGGKSARAVRKYFPDATILALTTNETTARQLVLSKGVIPHLVKEIASTDDFYRLGKEVALELVERGLAQKGDVVVMVSGALVPSGTTNTASVHVL, encoded by the coding sequence ATGAAAAAGACGAAAATTGTTTGCACCATCGGCCCGAAAACCGAATCTGAAGAGATGTTAAGCAAAATGCTGGACGCGGGCATGAACGTCATGCGTCTGAACTTCTCTCATGGCGATTACGCAGAGCATGGTCAGCGCATCCAGAACTTGCGCAACGTGATGAGCAAAACCGGCAAAAAAGCCGCTATCCTGCTCGACACGAAAGGTCCGGAAATCCGTACCATCAAGCTGGAAGGCGGTAACGATGTTTCTCTGAAAGCGGGCCAGACCTTCACGTTCACTACCGACAAAACTGTGGTCGGTAACAACGAAATCGTTGCTGTGACTTACGAAGGTTTCACCACTGACCTGAGCGTAGGCAATACCGTTCTGGTCGACGATGGTCTGATCGGCATGGAAGTTACCGCGATCGAAGGTAACAACGTTATCTGTAAAGTACTGAACAATGGCGACCTGGGCGAAAACAAAGGCGTTAACCTGCCGGGCGTTTCTATCGCACTGCCAGCACTGGCTGAGAAAGACAAACAGGACCTGATCTTCGGTTGTGAGCAAGGCGTTGACTTCGTTGCCGCGTCCTTCATCCGTAAGCGTTCTGACGTGGTTGAAATCCGTGAGCACCTGAAAGCGCACGGCGGCGAGAAGATCCAGATCATCTCCAAAATCGAAAACCAGGAAGGCCTGAACAACTTCGACGAAATCCTCGAAGCGTCTGACGGCATCATGGTTGCTCGTGGCGACCTGGGTGTAGAAATTCCGGTTGAAGAAGTGATCTTCGCGCAGAAGATGATGATCGAGAAATGCGTCCGTGCGCGTAAAGTGGTTATCACTGCAACGCAGATGCTGGACTCCATGATCAAAAACCCACGCCCAACCCGCGCAGAAGCAGGCGACGTGGCTAACGCCATCCTCGACGGTACCGACGCCGTTATGCTGTCTGGCGAATCCGCAAAAGGTAAATACCCGCTGGAAGCGGTCTCCATCATGGCGACCATCTGCGAACGTACCGACCGCGTAATGACCAGCCGTCTGGACTACAATAACGACAGCCGTAAACTGCGTATCACTGAAGCCGTGTGCCGTGGCGCAGTAGAAACTGCAGAAAAACTGGAAGCTCCGCTGATCGTTGTTGCGACCCGTGGCGGTAAATCTGCTCGTGCAGTGCGTAAATACTTCCCGGATGCAACCATCCTGGCGCTGACCACCAATGAAACCACCGCGCGTCAGCTGGTGCTGAGCAAAGGGGTTATTCCACACCTGGTGAAAGAAATCGCCTCTACGGATGATTTCTATCGTCTGGGTAAAGAAGTGGCGCTGGAGCTGGTTGAACGCGGTCTGGCACAGAAAGGCGACGTTGTGGTCATGGTTTCCGGCGCGCTGGTACCAAGCGGCACCACCAACACGGCATCTGTTCACGTGCTGTAA
- the lpp gene encoding murein lipoprotein Lpp, with translation MNRTKLVLGAVILGSTLLAGCSSNAKIDQLSSDVQTLNAKVDQLSNDVNAMRSDVQAAKDDAARANQRLDNQATKYRK, from the coding sequence ATGAATCGTACTAAACTGGTACTGGGCGCGGTAATCCTGGGTTCTACTCTGCTGGCAGGTTGCTCCAGCAACGCTAAAATCGATCAGCTGTCTTCTGACGTTCAGACTCTGAACGCTAAAGTTGACCAGCTGAGCAACGACGTGAACGCAATGCGTTCCGACGTTCAGGCTGCTAAAGACGACGCAGCTCGCGCTAACCAGCGTCTGGACAACCAGGCTACTAAATACCGTAAGTAA
- the ldtE gene encoding L,D-transpeptidase LdtE, with the protein MKRVSLITITLFGAYSALQAAWAVDYPLPPAGSRLVGQNQTYTVQEGDKNLQAIARRFDTAAMLILEANNTIAPVPKAGTLITIPSQLLLPDAPREGIIVNLAELRLYYYPPGENLVQVFPIGIGLQGLETPVMETRVGQKIPNPTWTPTPGIRKRSLERGVTLPPVVPAGPNNPLGRYALRLAHGHGEYLIHGTSAPDSVGLRVSSGCIRMNAPDIKALFAQVRTGTPVKVINEPVKYSVEPNGMRYVEVHRPLSPEEEQNVQTMPYVLPAGFSQFKGDKNVDHGLVEKALYRRAGYPVAVTARQTPIANNVPTVESAQNGKSGNDTEQRVTQ; encoded by the coding sequence ATGAAACGCGTGTCTCTCATCACTATTACACTTTTCGGCGCTTACAGCGCCTTACAGGCAGCCTGGGCGGTGGATTATCCATTACCGCCAGCAGGAAGTCGTCTGGTTGGGCAAAATCAAACGTACACCGTTCAGGAAGGCGATAAGAATTTACAGGCGATAGCCCGGCGTTTCGATACCGCCGCGATGCTGATCCTGGAAGCGAATAACACCATTGCTCCCGTTCCTAAAGCCGGAACGCTGATTACAATCCCCTCTCAATTGTTATTACCGGATGCTCCGCGCGAAGGCATCATTGTGAATCTGGCGGAACTGCGGCTCTACTATTATCCGCCAGGAGAGAATCTGGTTCAGGTTTTCCCGATCGGTATTGGGTTGCAGGGGCTTGAAACACCGGTGATGGAAACCCGAGTCGGTCAGAAGATCCCTAACCCGACATGGACACCGACGCCAGGCATCCGTAAGCGTTCTCTGGAGCGTGGAGTTACGCTGCCGCCCGTGGTCCCGGCCGGGCCCAATAACCCGTTGGGACGCTATGCGCTGCGTCTGGCGCATGGCCACGGGGAGTATCTCATTCATGGCACCAGCGCACCGGACAGCGTCGGTCTGCGTGTTAGCTCTGGCTGTATCCGCATGAATGCGCCTGACATTAAGGCCTTGTTTGCTCAGGTCAGGACAGGAACGCCGGTAAAAGTGATCAATGAACCGGTGAAATACTCCGTTGAGCCTAACGGTATGCGTTATGTTGAAGTGCACCGACCGCTGTCACCGGAAGAAGAACAAAACGTACAGACCATGCCGTATGTGCTGCCAGCGGGCTTTAGCCAGTTCAAAGGGGACAAGAATGTGGATCATGGGCTGGTAGAGAAAGCGCTGTATCGTCGCGCGGGATATCCTGTGGCCGTTACTGCCCGTCAGACACCAATTGCGAATAATGTCCCAACGGTTGAATCTGCGCAGAATGGTAAATCGGGGAATGATACGGAGCAGCGTGTGACGCAGTAA
- the sufE gene encoding cysteine desulfuration protein SufE, which produces MVALPDKEKLLRNFQRCANWEDKYLYIIELGQRLPELTEQDRNPENSIQGCQSQVWIVMRQNAEGIIELQGDSDAAIVKGLIGVVFILYDQMTAQDIVNFDVRPWFEKMALAQHLTPSRSQGLEAMIRAIRTKAATIG; this is translated from the coding sequence ATGGTCGCGCTACCGGATAAAGAAAAATTGTTGCGTAATTTTCAGCGTTGCGCTAATTGGGAAGATAAGTATCTGTACATCATTGAATTGGGACAGCGTCTGCCAGAATTAACTGAGCAGGATCGTAACCCGGAAAACAGCATTCAAGGATGTCAGAGTCAGGTATGGATCGTTATGCGTCAGAATGCTGAAGGCATTATTGAGTTGCAGGGCGACAGTGATGCGGCAATTGTGAAGGGGCTTATCGGCGTTGTTTTTATTTTGTACGACCAGATGACAGCCCAGGATATTGTGAATTTTGATGTGCGACCGTGGTTTGAAAAAATGGCGCTTGCGCAGCATTTGACGCCTTCCCGTTCACAGGGACTGGAGGCAATGATACGCGCTATCCGCACCAAAGCCGCCACTATTGGCTAA
- the sufS gene encoding cysteine desulfurase SufS, translating to MTFSIQKVRADFPVLTREVNGLPLAYLDSAASAQKPNQVIDAEAEFYRHGYAAVHRGIHTLSAQATERMENVRKQASLFMNARSAEELVFVRGTTEGINLVANSWGNSNIRAGDNIIISEMEHHANIVPWQMLCSRVGAELRVIPLNQDGTLQLDVLDTLFDDNTQLLAITHVSNVLGTENPLPEMIALAHQYGAKVLVDGAQAVMHLKVDVQALDCDFYVFSGHKLYGPTGIGVLYVKEALLQEMPPWEGGGSMIATVSLTQGTTWAKAPWRFEAGTPNTGGIVGLGAAIEYVSALGLANISEYEQNLMHYALEQLAEVPELTLYGPDNRLGVIAFNLGKHHAYDVGSFLDNYGIAVRTGHHCAMPLMAFYHVPAMCRASLAMYNTHEEVDRLATGLTRIHRLLG from the coding sequence ATGACTTTCTCCATCCAAAAAGTACGGGCGGACTTTCCTGTCCTGACGCGTGAGGTCAATGGCCTGCCGTTGGCCTATCTGGACAGCGCGGCAAGTGCGCAAAAACCCAATCAGGTTATCGATGCTGAGGCCGAATTTTATCGACACGGCTATGCGGCGGTCCATCGTGGTATTCACACGCTGAGTGCGCAGGCTACGGAAAGAATGGAAAACGTACGCAAGCAGGCATCATTGTTTATGAATGCCCGCTCCGCCGAAGAATTAGTGTTTGTTCGCGGTACGACAGAAGGCATTAACCTGGTGGCGAACAGCTGGGGTAACAGCAATATACGCGCTGGCGACAACATTATTATCAGCGAGATGGAGCACCACGCCAACATCGTACCGTGGCAGATGCTGTGTTCGCGCGTCGGGGCGGAGCTGCGGGTGATCCCGCTAAACCAGGACGGCACGTTGCAACTGGACGTTCTGGACACCTTGTTTGACGATAACACGCAGTTGCTGGCGATTACGCACGTCTCCAATGTGCTGGGGACGGAGAATCCCTTGCCGGAAATGATTGCCCTCGCACATCAGTACGGAGCGAAAGTGCTGGTGGATGGCGCGCAGGCGGTGATGCATCTCAAGGTCGATGTGCAGGCGCTGGACTGCGATTTCTATGTCTTCTCCGGGCATAAATTGTATGGGCCGACGGGCATTGGCGTTCTGTACGTCAAAGAGGCGTTGTTGCAGGAAATGCCGCCGTGGGAAGGTGGTGGGTCGATGATCGCCACAGTTAGCCTGACGCAGGGAACCACCTGGGCAAAAGCCCCCTGGCGCTTCGAGGCCGGTACGCCAAATACCGGTGGTATCGTGGGCCTCGGTGCGGCAATAGAGTATGTCTCGGCGCTGGGGCTCGCGAACATCAGCGAGTATGAACAGAATTTAATGCACTACGCGCTGGAGCAACTGGCTGAGGTGCCGGAACTGACGTTGTACGGCCCGGATAATCGGCTTGGCGTTATCGCGTTCAATCTCGGTAAACATCACGCCTATGATGTGGGGAGTTTTCTGGATAACTACGGCATTGCTGTGCGTACCGGGCATCATTGTGCGATGCCGCTGATGGCGTTCTATCACGTCCCTGCCATGTGCCGGGCGTCGCTGGCAATGTATAACACCCATGAAGAAGTGGATCGCCTGGCGACAGGACTGACACGTATTCACCGCCTGCTGGGGTAA
- the sufD gene encoding Fe-S cluster assembly protein SufD, producing the protein MAGLANSSSVLQQWHRLFEAQGELRSEHAQQHLQQMLRLGLPTRKHENWKYTPLEGLTNSTFVSRFAEINPAQCEALALGIDAVRLVFVDGQFSPALSDSTEGSGFEVTFNDERQIWVAPIQPDVFLHLTESLAQRVSHISVKRNQRPVKPLLLMHITQGVDGDEVNTAHYRHHLELGEGAEATIIEHYVSLDDTRHFTGARLTMNVGANAHLHHIKLVFENPVSHHFAHNDLRLAGDATAHSHSFLLGDAVLRHNTSTQLNGENTTLRINSLAMPVKNEVCDTRTWLEHNKGYCNSRQLHKTIVSDKGRAVFNGVITVAQHAIKTDGQMTNNNLLLGKLAEVDTKPQLEIYADDVKCSHGATVGRIDNEQMFYLRSRGIGQQDAQQLILYAFAAELTEVLGDDVLKQQVLARIGLRLPGGVA; encoded by the coding sequence ATGGCTGGCTTAGCGAACAGCAGTAGCGTGCTGCAACAATGGCATCGCCTGTTTGAAGCGCAAGGAGAATTGCGCTCAGAACATGCACAGCAGCATCTGCAACAGATGCTGCGTCTGGGATTGCCGACGCGTAAGCATGAGAACTGGAAATACACACCGCTTGAAGGATTGACCAACAGTACTTTTGTCAGCCGCTTTGCTGAAATTAACCCGGCTCAATGCGAGGCTCTGGCATTAGGCATTGATGCGGTTCGCCTGGTGTTTGTCGATGGGCAATTTAGCCCGGCGCTGAGTGACAGCACAGAAGGCAGCGGCTTTGAGGTCACGTTCAATGATGAACGGCAAATCTGGGTTGCACCGATTCAGCCTGATGTGTTCCTGCATTTGACCGAAAGCCTTGCCCAACGCGTGAGCCACATCAGCGTTAAACGTAATCAACGTCCTGTGAAGCCACTGCTGCTGATGCATATCACGCAAGGCGTGGACGGTGATGAAGTGAATACCGCACATTATCGCCATCACCTTGAGCTGGGTGAAGGTGCGGAAGCAACGATTATTGAGCACTATGTCAGCCTCGATGACACGCGTCATTTCACCGGGGCGCGGTTAACGATGAATGTCGGTGCGAATGCGCATCTGCATCACATCAAGCTGGTGTTTGAAAACCCGGTTAGCCATCACTTTGCGCATAACGATCTTCGACTTGCTGGCGATGCCACGGCGCACAGCCACAGCTTCCTGTTGGGAGATGCCGTGCTGCGCCATAATACCAGCACGCAGCTTAACGGCGAAAATACCACCCTTCGGATCAACAGTCTGGCGATGCCGGTGAAAAATGAAGTATGTGATACCCGGACCTGGCTGGAGCATAACAAGGGCTACTGCAACAGCCGTCAGCTGCATAAAACCATCGTCAGCGATAAAGGCAGAGCCGTCTTTAATGGTGTGATCACCGTGGCGCAGCACGCGATCAAAACCGACGGACAGATGACCAATAACAACCTGCTGCTGGGTAAACTCGCTGAAGTCGATACTAAGCCGCAGTTGGAAATTTATGCCGATGATGTGAAGTGCAGTCACGGGGCAACGGTAGGACGTATCGATAATGAGCAGATGTTCTACTTGCGCTCGCGGGGGATTGGGCAGCAGGATGCACAACAGTTGATCCTTTATGCATTTGCCGCAGAGCTGACGGAAGTTCTCGGTGATGATGTGCTTAAACAACAGGTGCTGGCGCGAATAGGTCTTCGACTGCCGGGAGGCGTAGCATGA
- the sufC gene encoding Fe-S cluster assembly ATPase SufC, translated as MLSIKDLQVSVEDNAILRGVNLEIRPGEVHAIMGPNGSGKSTLSATLAGREDYQVTQGKVEFKGKDLLELSPEARAGEGIFMAFQYPVEIPGVSNQFFLQTALNAVRSYRGEESLDRFDFQDLMEEKMALLKMPEDLLTRSVNVGFSGGEKKRNDILQMAVLEPELCILDESDSGLDIDALKIVADGVNALRDGKRAFIIVTHYQRILDYIKPDYVHVLYQGRIVKSGDFTLVKQLEEQGYGWLSEQQ; from the coding sequence ATGTTAAGCATTAAAGATTTACAGGTCAGTGTTGAGGATAACGCGATTTTGCGGGGCGTGAATCTTGAGATCCGTCCTGGAGAGGTGCATGCCATTATGGGACCTAATGGTTCCGGAAAGAGCACCTTATCCGCTACGCTTGCCGGACGTGAAGATTATCAAGTCACCCAGGGTAAGGTGGAGTTTAAAGGGAAAGATCTTCTTGAACTGTCGCCGGAGGCGAGGGCGGGTGAAGGGATTTTCATGGCATTCCAGTATCCGGTGGAGATCCCTGGCGTCAGTAACCAGTTCTTTCTGCAAACCGCGCTCAATGCGGTGCGTAGTTACCGTGGGGAAGAGTCTCTGGATCGCTTTGATTTTCAGGATCTGATGGAAGAGAAAATGGCGCTCCTGAAGATGCCGGAAGATTTGTTAACCCGCTCAGTGAACGTGGGCTTCTCGGGCGGCGAGAAAAAGCGTAATGACATTCTGCAGATGGCCGTACTGGAGCCGGAACTGTGCATCCTTGATGAGTCTGATTCCGGGCTGGATATTGATGCGCTAAAAATTGTCGCCGATGGGGTGAACGCCCTGCGTGACGGGAAACGCGCGTTCATTATCGTCACCCACTATCAGCGTATTCTCGACTATATCAAGCCTGATTACGTTCACGTTTTGTATCAGGGGCGGATTGTGAAGTCCGGTGATTTCACTCTGGTCAAACAACTGGAGGAGCAGGGATATGGCTGGCTTAGCGAACAGCAGTAG
- the sufB gene encoding Fe-S cluster assembly protein SufB, whose protein sequence is MSRNTEATDDVKTWTGGHLNYKEGFFTQLQTDELEKGINEEVVRAISAKRHEPEWMLEFRLNAFRAWLEMEEPHWLKAHYDKLNYQDYSYYSAPSCGNCDDTCASEPGAVQQTGSNAFLSKEVEDAFAQLGVPVHEGSNVAVDAIFDSVSVATTYREKLAEQGIIFCSFGEAIHDHPELVRKYLGTVVPGNDNFFAALNAAVASDGTFIYVPKGVRCPMELSTYFRINAEKTGQFERTILVAEEGSYVSYIEGCSAPVRDSYQLHAAVVEVIIHKDAEVKYSTVQNWFPGDNNTGGILNFVTKRALCEGENSKMSWTQSETGSAITWKYPSCILRGDNSIGEFYSVALTSGYQQADTGTKMIHIGKNTRSTIISKGISAGHSQNSYRGLVKIMPTATNARNFTQCDSMLIGTDCGAHTFPYVECRNNSAQLEHEATTSRIGEDQLFYCLQRGISEEDAISMIVNGFCKDVFSELPLEFAVEAQKLLAISLEHSVG, encoded by the coding sequence ATGTCTCGTAATACTGAAGCAACTGACGATGTCAAAACCTGGACGGGTGGACACCTCAACTATAAAGAGGGGTTCTTCACCCAGTTGCAAACCGACGAGCTGGAAAAAGGCATTAATGAAGAGGTGGTTCGCGCTATTTCTGCAAAACGCCATGAACCTGAATGGATGCTCGAATTTCGCCTCAACGCGTTTCGTGCATGGCTTGAGATGGAGGAGCCGCACTGGCTCAAAGCGCATTACGACAAACTGAATTATCAGGATTACAGCTATTACTCGGCTCCTTCGTGCGGAAACTGCGACGACACGTGCGCCTCTGAACCTGGGGCGGTACAGCAGACAGGGTCGAATGCCTTTTTAAGCAAAGAGGTGGAGGATGCTTTCGCCCAGTTAGGGGTGCCGGTGCATGAAGGTAGCAACGTGGCGGTGGACGCCATTTTCGACTCCGTTTCTGTGGCCACCACCTACCGTGAAAAACTGGCAGAACAGGGCATCATTTTTTGTTCATTTGGTGAAGCGATTCACGACCACCCTGAACTGGTGAGGAAATACCTCGGGACTGTGGTTCCGGGGAATGACAACTTTTTTGCGGCGCTTAACGCCGCTGTGGCATCTGACGGCACCTTTATCTATGTGCCGAAAGGCGTGCGCTGCCCGATGGAGCTTTCCACCTATTTCCGCATTAATGCGGAAAAAACCGGCCAGTTTGAACGCACCATACTGGTGGCGGAGGAAGGGAGCTACGTGAGCTATATCGAAGGATGCTCTGCGCCCGTTCGTGACAGCTACCAGCTGCATGCGGCGGTCGTCGAAGTGATCATCCACAAAGACGCTGAAGTGAAATACTCCACGGTGCAAAACTGGTTCCCCGGTGATAACAACACCGGCGGTATTCTGAACTTTGTGACGAAGCGTGCGCTGTGCGAAGGGGAAAATAGCAAGATGTCGTGGACCCAGTCGGAAACCGGCTCGGCCATCACCTGGAAATACCCGAGCTGTATTCTGCGCGGCGACAACTCCATCGGCGAATTTTACTCCGTCGCGTTAACCAGCGGCTATCAGCAGGCGGATACCGGCACCAAAATGATCCACATCGGCAAAAATACCCGCTCAACCATTATCTCGAAAGGGATCTCCGCGGGGCACAGCCAGAACAGTTATCGCGGGTTGGTGAAGATCATGCCAACGGCGACCAACGCACGAAACTTTACCCAGTGCGACTCCATGCTTATCGGTACGGACTGCGGCGCACATACCTTCCCGTATGTTGAGTGCCGAAATAACAGCGCCCAACTGGAGCACGAGGCGACCACCTCGCGCATTGGTGAAGACCAGCTGTTTTACTGCCTGCAACGCGGGATCAGTGAAGAAGATGCCATCTCCATGATCGTCAACGGCTTCTGTAAGGACGTCTTTTCCGAATTGCCGCTGGAGTTTGCGGTTGAAGCGCAAAAATTACTGGCGATTAGCCTTGAACACAGCGTTGGATAA
- the sufA gene encoding Fe-S cluster assembly scaffold SufA produces MELHSGTFNPDDFAWRGLTLTPTAAAHIRELVVKQPGMQGVRLGVKQTGCAGFGYVLATVSEPHKDDLLFEFDGAKLYVPLQAMPFIDGTEVDYVREGLNQIFKFHNPKAQNECGCGESFGV; encoded by the coding sequence ATGGAATTGCATTCAGGAACATTTAATCCGGACGACTTTGCCTGGCGCGGGTTGACGTTAACGCCCACAGCGGCAGCACATATTCGCGAGCTGGTTGTGAAGCAGCCGGGCATGCAGGGCGTGCGTTTAGGCGTGAAGCAAACCGGGTGTGCAGGGTTTGGTTATGTGCTGGCGACGGTCAGTGAACCGCACAAAGACGATCTGCTGTTCGAATTCGATGGTGCGAAACTGTATGTGCCGTTGCAGGCAATGCCGTTTATCGACGGAACGGAAGTCGATTATGTGCGCGAGGGATTAAATCAAATATTCAAATTTCACAACCCGAAAGCGCAGAATGAATGTGGCTGCGGCGAAAGCTTTGGGGTATAG
- a CDS encoding LysR family transcriptional regulator → MDRVMAATVFNHICDLGSLSAASRALGISRPMVSRYLDEMEKWAGARLIHRSSRRLTITPAGEEALVKTRTLARLSLDIAGAAGREIPSGTLRVACAHFTATHILAPILPDFLARYPELRIEVEINNQPVSLVGERIDVAIRITDNPEPGTIARRLGDCESVLCASPDYLRQHGTPQTVEDLAQHNCLYYSGFAGKSWHFLDAQGKAASVVIKGNLSAGISSLLCEAAQAGMGIALVPEKEARPGLAQGELIRLLPQLEPRRLAVYGMYLSRDHQPAALRLLLEAVQAAMR, encoded by the coding sequence ATGGACAGAGTCATGGCGGCAACGGTATTTAACCATATCTGCGATTTGGGCAGCCTGAGCGCAGCATCCCGCGCGCTGGGGATCTCAAGACCGATGGTGAGCCGCTATCTGGATGAAATGGAAAAATGGGCGGGCGCCAGACTGATCCATCGTTCATCACGGCGGTTAACGATTACCCCTGCCGGGGAAGAGGCGCTGGTGAAAACACGTACCCTTGCAAGGTTATCCCTCGATATTGCGGGGGCCGCCGGACGTGAAATCCCTTCAGGAACACTACGCGTTGCTTGTGCGCATTTTACGGCAACTCATATTCTGGCCCCGATTCTGCCTGACTTTTTAGCGCGCTATCCGGAACTACGCATTGAGGTTGAAATCAATAATCAACCGGTGAGTCTGGTGGGCGAACGTATTGATGTGGCGATCCGTATTACCGACAATCCTGAGCCAGGGACGATAGCCCGTCGACTTGGCGACTGTGAATCCGTCCTCTGCGCCTCACCTGATTATCTGCGCCAGCATGGAACCCCACAGACGGTTGAGGACCTGGCGCAGCATAACTGCCTCTATTACAGTGGATTTGCGGGAAAATCCTGGCATTTTCTGGACGCTCAGGGCAAGGCCGCATCGGTGGTCATCAAGGGAAACTTAAGTGCCGGGATCTCTTCGCTGTTATGTGAGGCTGCGCAGGCGGGAATGGGCATTGCGCTGGTGCCGGAAAAAGAGGCTCGCCCAGGGTTAGCACAGGGGGAGTTAATTCGGCTTTTACCGCAACTGGAGCCACGGCGACTTGCGGTGTATGGCATGTATCTTTCCCGCGATCATCAGCCAGCAGCATTGCGTTTGCTGCTGGAAGCGGTGCAGGCCGCAATGAGATAA